The proteins below are encoded in one region of Streptomyces roseirectus:
- a CDS encoding glycosyltransferase 87 family protein has protein sequence MRLPETGRGRLLLLLALASAVTVFTATVPLLRDWFDLRVYYGTIDHWVHHGGRVYDYRVPGTPYGFTYPPFAAVAMLPMALTGLRTAIALALLLNLAALALVLRLLAGREWRRHGWFGVGLALCALALFEPLRDTVSFGQVNILLLALVLVDAHLLATGRERLAGVGIGLAAAVKLTPALFIGLLLVTRRRRASGVATAVAAGATGLAALVAPDASRFYWTTALWDTARVGRLDYVSNQSLQGVLARLGVESKAVWAIAVLLVLAVWVGRVRRVEDWRTAFALTGLTACLVSPVTWVHHLIWLIPSFVILIRAGHVWIASTLYAVMCTSVVWIWFHDASGLDGFLGSNTYVWITLGLLLWLPTGQRRLPARNASDTPPPPSTAAPAIAAASSHPGPPAPAGTAADTTAGRTSGPGRGLDRSASSEPTGSTRPAAANPQSSRERASS, from the coding sequence ATGAGACTCCCCGAGACCGGCCGAGGCCGCCTGCTCCTGCTGCTCGCGCTGGCGAGCGCCGTCACGGTGTTCACGGCGACCGTGCCGCTCCTGCGCGACTGGTTCGACCTGCGCGTCTACTACGGCACGATCGACCACTGGGTCCACCACGGCGGACGCGTCTACGACTACCGGGTCCCCGGCACCCCGTACGGCTTCACCTACCCGCCCTTCGCGGCCGTCGCGATGCTCCCCATGGCGCTGACCGGCCTGCGCACGGCCATCGCGCTCGCCCTGCTGCTCAACCTCGCCGCCCTCGCGCTCGTCCTGCGGCTCCTGGCGGGCCGTGAGTGGCGCCGGCACGGCTGGTTCGGCGTCGGGCTCGCCCTGTGCGCGCTCGCGCTGTTCGAGCCCCTGCGGGACACCGTCAGCTTCGGACAGGTGAACATCCTGCTGCTCGCCCTCGTCCTGGTGGACGCGCACCTCCTGGCGACCGGGCGGGAGCGCCTGGCGGGCGTCGGGATCGGCCTCGCGGCGGCCGTGAAGCTGACGCCCGCGCTGTTCATCGGGCTGCTCCTGGTGACCCGGCGACGGCGCGCCTCCGGGGTCGCCACGGCCGTCGCCGCCGGCGCGACCGGGCTCGCCGCGCTGGTCGCGCCGGACGCCTCACGGTTCTACTGGACGACGGCCCTGTGGGACACCGCGCGCGTGGGGCGCCTCGACTACGTCTCCAACCAGTCACTCCAGGGCGTCCTGGCCCGCCTGGGTGTCGAGAGCAAGGCGGTGTGGGCGATCGCCGTGCTCCTGGTGCTCGCGGTGTGGGTGGGGCGGGTGCGCCGGGTCGAGGACTGGCGAACGGCGTTCGCATTGACCGGGTTGACGGCCTGTCTGGTCAGTCCAGTTACTTGGGTGCATCACTTGATCTGGTTGATTCCGTCGTTCGTCATCTTGATCCGCGCCGGACATGTGTGGATCGCGTCAACTCTGTACGCCGTCATGTGCACCAGTGTGGTGTGGATCTGGTTCCACGACGCGTCCGGCCTCGACGGGTTCCTCGGCAGCAACACGTACGTATGGATCACCCTCGGCCTGCTGCTGTGGCTGCCGACCGGTCAGCGCCGTCTGCCCGCGCGCAACGCGAGCGACACCCCGCCCCCGCCCAGCACGGCGGCCCCCGCGATCGCCGCCGCCTCCAGCCACCCCGGCCCACCGGCCCCGGCGGGGACAGCCGCCGACACGACCGCCGGACGCACGTCGGGACCCGGCCGGGGCCTCGACCGCAGCGCGTCCAGCGAACCCACCGGATCCACCCGCCCCGCCGCCGCGAACCCCCAGTCCAGCAGGGAACGCGCCTCCTCGTAG
- the mptB gene encoding polyprenol phosphomannose-dependent alpha 1,6 mannosyltransferase MptB: protein MLAKAFPPALRRCQVLGLAGTSCLALGGETAGALPARELLAPTSPHAVLGLVGVYFGLVLLTAAWVLLGRRVRGDAPPSTRALVLVLAVWAAPLAVAPPLFSRDVYSYLAQGAMVDAHIDVYSYGPASLGGPLADEVAPLWRHTGAPYGPAFMGLAGALADLTRGELPAGLYGMRCVALLGVALMAAALPRLARHCGADPAVALWLGVLNPLVLLHLIAGAHNDAIMLGLLGIGLVAALGGRFTLGAVLVTLAALVKAPAALGLAAIVLLRHSPPDTSAGTLLRAARGPAYASARSLAAATVKTLAAAAATTVALTAVTGTGYGWIRALSTPVSPQNWALTSLLGRATGALLTHAGSDLAPLAVPAWHALGLAITAGLVAAIWWRLRPRPVYALGLSLAAVAAFGPAIRPWYALWGLFLIAAAAPDTSGRHRTVVAVAGVLALAVLPDGDPADPEQVLLAVCGGALAVVVLWQARLATGPLQGRTA, encoded by the coding sequence GTGCTGGCCAAGGCTTTCCCTCCCGCGCTCCGCCGCTGCCAGGTGCTCGGCCTGGCCGGTACCTCCTGTCTGGCGTTGGGCGGAGAGACCGCCGGCGCGCTGCCCGCGCGCGAACTGCTCGCGCCCACCTCGCCGCACGCCGTGCTCGGCCTGGTCGGCGTCTACTTCGGACTGGTGCTGCTGACGGCCGCCTGGGTGCTGCTGGGCCGCCGGGTGCGCGGCGACGCGCCGCCGTCCACGCGCGCGCTGGTGCTCGTCCTCGCGGTCTGGGCGGCGCCGCTGGCCGTCGCGCCGCCGCTGTTCAGCCGGGACGTCTACAGCTACCTCGCGCAAGGCGCGATGGTCGACGCCCACATCGACGTCTACTCCTACGGCCCCGCCAGCCTGGGCGGGCCGCTCGCCGACGAGGTCGCGCCCCTGTGGCGGCACACCGGGGCGCCGTACGGGCCGGCGTTCATGGGCCTCGCGGGCGCCCTGGCGGACCTCACGCGCGGGGAGCTGCCCGCCGGGCTGTACGGGATGCGCTGCGTGGCCCTGCTCGGCGTCGCCCTGATGGCCGCCGCGCTGCCCCGCCTCGCCCGGCACTGCGGCGCGGACCCGGCGGTCGCCCTGTGGCTCGGCGTGCTGAACCCGCTGGTGCTGCTGCACCTGATCGCGGGCGCCCACAACGACGCGATCATGCTGGGACTGCTCGGCATCGGCCTGGTCGCCGCCCTCGGCGGCCGGTTCACCCTGGGCGCCGTCCTGGTCACCCTCGCCGCCCTGGTCAAGGCGCCCGCCGCGCTCGGGCTCGCGGCGATCGTGCTGCTGCGGCACAGCCCGCCGGACACGAGCGCCGGGACCCTGCTGCGGGCGGCGCGCGGACCGGCGTACGCGAGCGCCAGAAGCCTCGCCGCAGCCACCGTCAAGACCCTCGCGGCCGCCGCCGCGACGACCGTCGCCCTCACCGCCGTCACCGGCACCGGGTACGGCTGGATCAGGGCCCTCAGCACCCCCGTCTCGCCCCAGAACTGGGCCCTGACGAGCCTGCTGGGCCGCGCCACCGGTGCCCTGCTCACGCACGCAGGCAGCGACCTCGCGCCGCTCGCCGTGCCCGCCTGGCACGCGCTGGGCCTCGCGATCACCGCGGGGCTCGTCGCGGCCATCTGGTGGCGGCTGCGGCCCCGCCCGGTGTACGCGCTCGGCCTGAGCCTCGCCGCCGTCGCCGCGTTCGGCCCCGCGATCCGCCCCTGGTACGCGCTGTGGGGCCTGTTCCTGATCGCCGCCGCCGCGCCCGACACGTCGGGACGGCACCGTACCGTCGTCGCCGTCGCGGGGGTGCTCGCCCTCGCCGTCCTGCCCGACGGGGACCCGGCCGACCCCGAACAGGTCCTGCTCGCCGTCTGCGGCGGCGCCCTCGCGGTCGTCGTCCTGTGGCAGGCCCGCCTCGCCACCGGCCCGCTCCAGGGCCGCACGGCATGA
- the aspA gene encoding aspartate ammonia-lyase — protein MTTLTRSEHDLLGFRDIPADAYWGVHTLRATENFPITGTAISAYPHLIDALAAVKEAAALANEELGLLAPEKAAAIVTACQEIRAGKLHDQFVVDVVQGGAGTSTNMNANEVIANRALELLGHAKGEYQFLHPNEDVNLGQSTNDVYPTAVKVATVFAVRGLLKAMAVLQDSFGRKAVEFRDVLKMGRTQLQDAVPMTLGQEFSAYAVMIDEDRSRLDEAVELIHEINLGATAIGTGLNAPAGYAEAARRHLAGITGLPLVTAANLVEATQDCGAFVQMSGVLKRIAVKLSKSCNDLRLLSSGPRAGLGEINLPPVQAGSSIMPGKVNPVIPEVVNQVAFEVIGNDVTITMAAEAGQLQLNAFEPIILHSLSESITHLRAACLTLAERCVDGITANTERLRATVENSIGLVTALNPHIGYEAATDIAKEALETGRGVAELVLEKGLLPAEALAAVLRPEVVAGNGAPAV, from the coding sequence ATGACCACCCTCACCCGCAGCGAGCACGACCTCCTCGGCTTCCGCGACATCCCCGCCGACGCCTACTGGGGCGTCCACACCCTGCGGGCCACCGAGAACTTCCCCATCACCGGGACGGCCATCTCCGCCTACCCGCACCTCATCGACGCCCTCGCCGCCGTCAAGGAGGCCGCCGCCCTCGCCAACGAGGAGCTGGGGCTGCTCGCGCCCGAGAAGGCCGCCGCGATCGTCACCGCCTGCCAGGAGATCCGCGCGGGCAAGCTCCACGACCAGTTCGTCGTCGACGTCGTCCAGGGCGGGGCCGGCACCTCGACCAACATGAACGCCAACGAGGTCATCGCGAACCGGGCCCTCGAACTCCTCGGGCACGCCAAGGGGGAGTACCAGTTCCTGCACCCCAACGAGGACGTCAACCTCGGGCAGTCCACCAACGACGTCTACCCGACCGCCGTCAAGGTCGCGACGGTGTTCGCGGTGCGCGGCCTGCTCAAGGCGATGGCCGTCCTCCAGGACTCCTTCGGCCGCAAGGCCGTCGAGTTCCGTGACGTGCTCAAGATGGGCCGTACACAGTTGCAGGACGCGGTTCCCATGACGCTCGGTCAAGAGTTCTCGGCCTATGCCGTCATGATTGACGAGGACCGCAGCCGTCTTGACGAGGCCGTCGAGTTGATCCATGAGATCAACCTGGGCGCCACGGCCATCGGCACCGGCCTCAACGCGCCCGCCGGGTACGCCGAGGCCGCCCGCCGCCACCTCGCCGGCATCACCGGGCTCCCGCTCGTCACCGCGGCGAACCTCGTCGAGGCGACGCAGGACTGCGGGGCGTTCGTCCAGATGTCCGGCGTCCTCAAGCGGATCGCCGTCAAGCTCTCCAAGAGCTGCAACGACCTGCGCCTGCTGTCCTCCGGCCCGCGCGCGGGGCTCGGCGAGATCAACCTGCCGCCCGTCCAGGCCGGGTCCTCGATCATGCCGGGCAAGGTCAACCCCGTCATCCCCGAGGTCGTCAACCAGGTCGCCTTCGAGGTCATCGGCAACGACGTCACCATCACGATGGCCGCCGAGGCGGGGCAGCTCCAGCTCAACGCCTTCGAGCCGATCATCCTGCACTCCCTCTCCGAGTCGATCACCCACCTGCGCGCGGCCTGCCTCACCCTCGCCGAGCGCTGCGTCGACGGCATCACCGCCAACACCGAGCGGCTGCGCGCCACCGTCGAGAACTCCATCGGCCTCGTCACCGCCCTCAACCCCCACATCGGCTACGAGGCCGCCACAGACATCGCCAAGGAGGCCCTGGAGACCGGACGCGGCGTCGCCGAACTCGTCCTGGAGAAGGGGCTCCTGCCGGCGGAGGCCCTGGCCGCCGTGCTGCGACCGGAGGTCGTCGCGGGGAACGGGGCGCCGGCGGTGTAG
- a CDS encoding asparaginase, translating to MFSNTPADAPVVREPLHTPVAHLVRAGLTEGVHYGSVVVLGAGGEVTLQLGDIEAAFYPRSALKPVQAVAMVRAGLPLDGALLSLAAASHSGEERHLAGTRRILELAGVTEDDLRNVEDMPYGAVQRDEWIRDGRGPSRLAQNCSGKHAAMLYTCKLNGWSLDGYLDPAHPLQQAIAEIVEDLTGQRIAKTTVDGCGAPLFSVSLHGLARAAARITTAVEGTPEAKVAGAMRDFPEMASGGDRDVAALMRAVPGLLAKDGFEGVEVAALPDGRAVAVKISDGANRARVPVTAAALARAGVDPARLTAFAGEALLGGGEPVGQVRAVRALDPVHDLPACA from the coding sequence ATGTTCAGCAACACCCCGGCGGACGCACCCGTGGTCCGCGAACCCCTCCACACACCCGTCGCCCACCTCGTCCGCGCGGGGCTGACCGAGGGAGTCCACTACGGCTCCGTCGTCGTCCTCGGCGCGGGCGGGGAGGTCACCCTCCAACTGGGCGACATCGAGGCCGCGTTCTACCCCCGCTCGGCCCTCAAACCCGTCCAGGCCGTCGCCATGGTCCGCGCCGGCCTCCCCCTCGACGGCGCACTCCTGTCGCTCGCCGCCGCCAGCCACTCCGGCGAGGAACGCCACCTCGCCGGCACCCGGCGGATCCTGGAGCTGGCCGGCGTCACCGAGGACGACCTGCGCAACGTCGAGGACATGCCCTACGGCGCCGTCCAGCGCGACGAGTGGATCCGTGACGGCCGGGGGCCCTCGCGGCTCGCGCAGAACTGCTCCGGCAAGCACGCCGCGATGCTCTACACCTGCAAGCTCAACGGCTGGTCCCTCGACGGCTACCTCGACCCCGCCCACCCCCTCCAGCAGGCCATCGCCGAGATCGTCGAGGACCTGACCGGGCAGCGGATCGCCAAGACCACCGTCGACGGCTGCGGGGCGCCCCTGTTCTCCGTCTCCCTGCACGGGCTCGCGCGCGCCGCCGCCCGTATCACCACCGCCGTCGAGGGGACACCCGAGGCCAAGGTCGCCGGCGCCATGCGGGACTTCCCCGAGATGGCCTCCGGCGGTGACCGCGACGTCGCCGCCCTCATGCGGGCCGTGCCGGGGCTGCTCGCCAAGGACGGCTTCGAGGGCGTCGAGGTCGCCGCCCTGCCGGACGGGCGCGCGGTCGCCGTCAAGATCTCCGACGGCGCCAACCGCGCGCGCGTGCCCGTCACCGCCGCCGCCCTCGCCCGCGCGGGCGTCGACCCGGCCCGCCTCACCGCGTTCGCCGGCGAGGCGCTGCTCGGCGGCGGCGAACCCGTCGGCCAGGTCCGCGCGGTGCGCGCGCTGGACCCGGTGCACGACCTCCCGGCCTGCGCCTGA
- a CDS encoding amino acid permease, with translation MSEQHLKDETRPSSPHVDAGDAGYSKSLKHRHVNMIAIGGAIGTGLFLGAGGRLADAGPSLFIAYAVCGVFAFLVVRALGELVLYRPSSGAFVSYAREFLGEKGAYTAGWMYFLNWATTGIADITAVATYTHYWGMFSDIPQWVLALIALAVVLTVNLISVKIFGELEFWFAIVKVSALVIFMVIGIFLLVTQHDVGGHTPGPSLITDNGGVFPNGLLPMLLIIQGVVFAYASVELVGVAAGETENPEQIMPKAINSIMWRVGLFYVGSVVLLSMLLPWNVYKSGESPFVTVLSNIGVPAAGGVMNLVVLTAAMSSLNSGLYSTGRILRSMAVNGSAPAFTAKMSRSQVPYGGILLTSGVCVLGVGLNFVVPADAFEIVLNFAAIGILATWGMIMVCHLLFWQKTQKGELTRPGYRLPGSPWTEIVTLAFLASVLVLMYADGGAGRTTVLCLPLIVGALVAGWYAIRARKQRTSTEAGA, from the coding sequence GTGAGCGAACAGCACCTCAAAGACGAGACGCGCCCCTCGTCCCCCCATGTCGACGCCGGAGACGCGGGCTACAGCAAGTCCCTGAAGCACCGGCACGTCAACATGATCGCCATCGGCGGCGCGATCGGCACCGGCCTCTTCCTCGGCGCGGGCGGCCGGCTCGCCGACGCCGGGCCCTCCCTCTTCATCGCCTACGCCGTCTGCGGCGTCTTCGCCTTCCTCGTCGTGCGCGCGCTCGGCGAACTCGTCCTGTACCGGCCCTCCTCCGGCGCCTTCGTCTCCTACGCCCGCGAGTTCCTGGGCGAGAAGGGCGCCTACACGGCCGGCTGGATGTACTTCCTCAACTGGGCGACGACCGGCATCGCCGACATCACGGCGGTCGCCACCTACACGCACTACTGGGGCATGTTCTCCGACATCCCCCAGTGGGTGCTCGCCCTGATCGCCCTCGCCGTCGTGCTGACCGTCAACCTCATCTCCGTCAAGATCTTCGGCGAGCTGGAGTTCTGGTTCGCGATCGTCAAGGTGAGCGCCCTGGTCATCTTCATGGTGATCGGCATCTTCCTGCTGGTCACCCAGCACGACGTCGGCGGCCACACCCCCGGCCCGTCCCTGATCACCGACAACGGCGGCGTCTTCCCCAACGGCCTGCTGCCCATGCTGCTGATCATCCAGGGCGTCGTCTTCGCCTACGCCTCCGTCGAACTCGTCGGCGTCGCCGCGGGCGAGACCGAGAACCCCGAGCAGATCATGCCCAAGGCGATCAACTCGATCATGTGGCGCGTCGGCCTCTTCTACGTCGGCTCCGTCGTCCTGCTGTCGATGCTGCTGCCCTGGAACGTCTACAAGTCCGGCGAGTCCCCCTTCGTGACCGTCCTGTCCAACATCGGCGTTCCCGCCGCGGGCGGCGTCATGAACCTGGTCGTCCTCACCGCCGCCATGTCCTCCCTCAACTCCGGTCTCTACTCCACCGGACGCATCCTGCGCTCCATGGCCGTCAACGGCTCCGCCCCCGCCTTCACCGCCAAGATGAGCCGCAGCCAGGTCCCCTACGGCGGCATCCTGCTCACCAGCGGCGTCTGCGTCCTCGGCGTCGGCCTCAACTTCGTCGTCCCCGCCGACGCCTTCGAGATCGTCCTCAACTTCGCGGCCATCGGCATCCTCGCCACCTGGGGCATGATCATGGTCTGCCACCTGTTGTTCTGGCAGAAGACCCAGAAGGGCGAACTGACCCGCCCCGGCTACAGGCTGCCGGGCTCCCCCTGGACCGAGATCGTGACGCTGGCCTTCCTCGCCTCCGTCCTGGTCCTCATGTACGCCGACGGCGGCGCCGGACGCACCACCGTGCTCTGTCTGCCGCTGATCGTCGGAGCGCTCGTCGCCGGCTGGTACGCCATCCGCGCCCGCAAGCAGCGCACCTCGACCGAGGCCGGCGCGTGA
- a CDS encoding FadR/GntR family transcriptional regulator has protein sequence MEAVLTHLRRAIERGEYAIGDKLPSEAELCRTLEVSRPVLREALRALQTMGLTVAKTGKGTFVIANTVEDPTFGDYAASDLLEVRRHIEIPVAGYAALRRTPENLDHLAHLLDRMERETDTTAWVAMDTLFHLAVAEAAQNPVFRRVIEEIRDALARQSAFLNELGGRREQSNREHRAIVEALLDGSQADAVEAMSHHLDRVETTLTDIVRTPRAETPLEGGPEA, from the coding sequence ATGGAGGCGGTCCTCACCCACCTCCGCCGTGCCATCGAACGCGGCGAGTACGCCATCGGCGACAAGCTCCCCTCCGAAGCGGAGCTCTGCCGCACCCTGGAGGTCTCCCGGCCCGTCCTGCGGGAGGCCCTGCGCGCCCTCCAGACGATGGGCCTGACGGTCGCCAAGACCGGCAAGGGCACCTTCGTGATCGCCAACACCGTCGAGGACCCCACCTTCGGCGACTACGCGGCCAGCGACCTCCTCGAAGTGCGCCGCCACATCGAGATCCCGGTCGCCGGGTACGCGGCCCTGCGCCGCACCCCGGAGAACCTGGACCACCTGGCCCACCTGCTGGACCGCATGGAACGGGAGACGGACACCACCGCGTGGGTCGCGATGGACACCCTCTTCCACCTGGCCGTCGCCGAAGCCGCCCAGAACCCGGTCTTCCGCCGGGTCATCGAGGAGATCCGCGACGCACTGGCGCGTCAGTCGGCCTTCCTCAACGAACTGGGCGGTCGGCGTGAACAGTCCAACCGCGAGCACCGGGCCATCGTGGAGGCCCTGCTCGACGGTTCACAGGCCGATGCCGTCGAGGCCATGAGCCATCACCTCGACCGCGTCGAGACGACCCTCACCGACATCGTGCGCACCCCGCGCGCGGAAACTCCCCTGGAAGGCGGACCCGAGGCGTGA
- a CDS encoding undecaprenyl-diphosphate phosphatase yields the protein MSISVGQAVVLGVVEGVTEFLPVSSTGHLKITEGLMGIPVDKPSVVGFSAVIQVGAIAAVFVYFFKDIVRIVSAWGRGLVHKEERYHHDYKFAWWVICATVPIVVVGLAAKPLIDGALGSLWVVAASLILGSGVMWAADQMGRHKRGEDDTSFKDAMLVGSSQILALLFPGFSRSGATMSTALILDLDRVAATRLSFFLGIPALTGAGLYELKDALGAGVGAVPLAVGTVVSFAVAYASIAWLLKFVAKHSFNAFVVYRLVVGVLLFGLLATGALSA from the coding sequence ATGAGCATCTCCGTCGGCCAAGCAGTCGTCCTCGGAGTCGTCGAGGGAGTGACCGAGTTCCTCCCCGTCTCGTCGACCGGCCATCTGAAGATCACCGAAGGGCTGATGGGCATCCCCGTCGACAAGCCGTCGGTCGTCGGGTTCTCCGCCGTGATCCAGGTCGGCGCGATCGCCGCCGTGTTCGTGTACTTCTTCAAGGACATCGTGCGGATCGTCTCCGCCTGGGGCCGGGGCCTCGTCCACAAGGAGGAGCGCTACCACCACGACTACAAGTTCGCCTGGTGGGTCATCTGCGCGACGGTCCCGATCGTGGTCGTGGGCCTTGCCGCGAAGCCGCTCATCGACGGCGCGCTCGGCTCGCTGTGGGTGGTCGCGGCCTCCCTGATCCTCGGCAGCGGCGTGATGTGGGCGGCCGACCAGATGGGCCGGCACAAGCGCGGCGAGGACGACACGTCGTTCAAGGACGCGATGCTCGTGGGAAGTTCGCAGATCCTCGCGCTGCTCTTCCCCGGCTTCTCCCGCTCCGGCGCCACCATGTCGACCGCGCTGATCCTCGACCTCGACCGGGTCGCCGCCACCCGTCTCTCGTTCTTCCTGGGCATCCCGGCGCTGACCGGCGCGGGCCTGTACGAGCTGAAGGACGCCCTCGGCGCGGGCGTCGGCGCGGTGCCGCTGGCCGTCGGGACCGTCGTCTCGTTCGCGGTCGCGTACGCCTCGATCGCCTGGCTGCTGAAGTTCGTCGCCAAGCACTCGTTCAACGCGTTCGTCGTCTACCGCCTGGTCGTCGGCGTCCTGCTGTTCGGTCTGCTCGCGACGGGCGCGCTGAGCGCCTGA
- the crcB gene encoding fluoride efflux transporter CrcB has translation MNWLLVAVGGMVGAPLRYLTDRAVQARHGSVFPWGTFTVNVVGCLVLGTLTGAASAGPELRLLLGTGLCGALTTYSTFSYETLRLAETGAGLYAFANVAGSLVAGLGAAFGGFWIGQTFWS, from the coding sequence GTGAACTGGCTGCTGGTCGCCGTCGGTGGCATGGTCGGTGCGCCACTGCGCTACCTCACCGACCGGGCGGTGCAGGCGCGGCACGGCTCGGTGTTCCCGTGGGGGACGTTCACCGTCAACGTCGTCGGGTGCCTGGTCCTCGGCACGCTCACCGGGGCCGCGTCCGCGGGGCCGGAGCTGCGGCTGTTGCTGGGGACCGGCCTGTGCGGGGCGCTGACCACGTACTCGACGTTCTCCTACGAGACGCTGCGGCTGGCCGAGACGGGTGCCGGGCTGTACGCGTTCGCCAACGTCGCGGGGAGCCTCGTGGCGGGACTCGGGGCCGCCTTCGGGGGGTTCTGGATCGGGCAGACGTTCTGGTCGTAG
- the crcB gene encoding fluoride efflux transporter CrcB — protein MTAPTAQRTREGQVPVVAAVALGGTLGSLARYAAGLAWPARTGGFPWTTFAVNVVGCAVIGVLLVLVTEILTVHRLVRPFLGTGVLGGFTTFSTYTVDIRKLLGDGHPATAFAYLAGTLCAALAAVWLAANATRRLHGTYAGRSAEPGETGHEG, from the coding sequence ATGACAGCGCCGACGGCGCAGCGCACGCGTGAGGGACAGGTGCCGGTGGTCGCGGCGGTCGCCCTCGGCGGCACGCTGGGCTCCCTGGCCCGCTACGCGGCGGGCCTCGCCTGGCCCGCGCGCACGGGCGGGTTCCCCTGGACGACCTTCGCGGTCAACGTCGTCGGCTGCGCCGTCATCGGCGTCCTGCTGGTCCTCGTCACGGAGATCCTGACCGTCCACCGCCTGGTCCGCCCCTTCCTCGGCACCGGCGTCCTCGGCGGGTTCACGACCTTCTCGACGTACACCGTCGACATCCGCAAGCTCCTGGGCGACGGCCACCCCGCGACCGCCTTCGCCTACCTGGCCGGCACGCTGTGCGCGGCCCTGGCCGCCGTGTGGCTCGCGGCCAACGCGACCCGCCGCCTCCACGGCACGTACGCCGGCCGCTCCGCCGAACCCGGCGAAACCGGACATGAAGGGTAA
- a CDS encoding SMP-30/gluconolactonase/LRE family protein → MNRRAALVPLRYVTLPGHGPEDVVADRDGSVLTGVADGRILRISGLDDPAHARVEHVGEIGGRPLGLELLPDGALLVCDAEGALLRLDTADGSVRVLTESAPDGPLRFCSNVVALPDGSVCFTVSSREFALGEWIGDLVGHTGTGRLLRLAPGAGVPEVLLEGLQFANGLAVSGCGTFLIVAETGARRLTRYWLTGPRAGHAEPFAQNLPGYPDNLWRDGAEGPVWVALAGPRVPPLDLLHRTSPALRRRAARLALHAPYRPSGTAAVLAVDDTGRTVHHLTHRHSRFRMVTSVCRTKAGLLVLGSLAEPGIAVCAPL, encoded by the coding sequence ATGAACCGTCGCGCGGCTCTCGTCCCCCTCCGGTACGTCACCCTCCCGGGCCACGGCCCCGAGGACGTGGTGGCCGACCGGGACGGCAGCGTCCTGACCGGTGTCGCGGACGGGCGGATCCTGCGGATATCGGGGCTCGACGACCCGGCGCACGCACGCGTGGAGCACGTCGGTGAGATCGGCGGGCGCCCGCTCGGCCTCGAACTCCTCCCGGACGGCGCCCTGCTGGTCTGCGACGCCGAGGGCGCGCTGCTGCGCCTGGACACCGCCGACGGCAGTGTGCGCGTGCTGACCGAGTCGGCCCCGGACGGGCCGCTCAGGTTCTGCAGCAACGTCGTCGCGCTGCCCGACGGGAGCGTCTGCTTCACCGTCTCCAGCCGCGAGTTCGCGCTGGGGGAGTGGATCGGCGACCTCGTCGGCCACACCGGCACCGGACGGCTGCTGCGGCTCGCGCCGGGCGCCGGTGTGCCGGAGGTGCTGCTGGAGGGCCTGCAGTTCGCCAACGGGCTCGCCGTGAGCGGCTGCGGGACGTTCCTGATCGTCGCCGAGACCGGCGCCCGCCGGCTGACCCGCTACTGGCTCACCGGGCCCCGGGCCGGTCATGCCGAGCCCTTCGCGCAGAACCTGCCGGGCTACCCGGACAACCTGTGGCGCGACGGAGCCGAGGGCCCCGTCTGGGTCGCCCTCGCGGGCCCGCGCGTCCCGCCCCTGGACCTCCTGCACCGGACGTCCCCCGCCCTGCGCCGCCGCGCCGCCCGCCTCGCCCTGCACGCCCCCTACCGGCCCTCCGGCACGGCCGCCGTCCTCGCCGTCGACGACACCGGCCGCACCGTCCACCACCTCACCCACCGCCACTCCCGCTTCCGCATGGTCACCAGCGTCTGCCGCACGAAGGCCGGCCTCCTGGTGCTCGGCAGCCTGGCGGAGCCCGGCATCGCCGTCTGCGCGCCCCTCTAG
- a CDS encoding ArsR/SmtB family transcription factor encodes MLKTPVAGRRLDILEWLKEPAAHFPARRRATSPEHGVTAGALAHKLGVRRKVAGHHLDLLARVGLLRAEKVGRRTYYRRDEIRIAEVARMFEKGWQR; translated from the coding sequence ATGCTGAAGACTCCCGTGGCCGGACGGCGCCTGGACATTCTGGAGTGGCTGAAGGAACCGGCGGCGCACTTCCCCGCGCGCCGGCGCGCCACGTCCCCCGAGCACGGCGTCACCGCCGGAGCGCTCGCCCACAAACTCGGCGTCCGCAGGAAGGTCGCCGGCCACCACCTCGACCTCCTCGCGCGCGTAGGGCTCCTGCGGGCCGAGAAGGTCGGCCGACGCACCTACTACCGGCGCGACGAGATCCGCATCGCCGAGGTCGCCCGGATGTTCGAGAAGGGCTGGCAGCGGTAG